In Rhodothermales bacterium, the following are encoded in one genomic region:
- a CDS encoding glycosyltransferase → PEDESRHLFACNAHSPDGQNVIIQAGCEVTVDLLRNHGLNPIEVRTDEFLKAGGSVFCMKQMFWWRYPLTAMNISVVIPTLNEEEHVAEAIRSAQEDGASEVIVVDGGSTDRTVETAAELTRVISAPRGRARQMNHGAREASSEVILFLHADTRLALGSLPAIIRAVTEGFCAGCFGLRFEPSSLLLGIYGRLTVLPFKSLCFGDRGLFVVRSVFEMTGGFDDIPIFEDLEIVRRLHRMGRFVRLSERLSTSSRRFIEHGAFRQQVKNVVLWIGYHVGVSPARLARHYRYAESAGKAPLLSEERNSL, encoded by the coding sequence CCTGAAGATGAGTCCCGGCACCTCTTCGCGTGCAATGCCCATTCTCCGGATGGGCAAAACGTCATCATCCAGGCCGGCTGCGAAGTGACGGTCGATCTGCTGCGGAACCACGGCCTGAATCCGATCGAGGTGCGTACGGACGAATTCCTGAAGGCGGGTGGTTCCGTGTTCTGCATGAAGCAGATGTTCTGGTGGCGATATCCGCTTACGGCCATGAACATTTCTGTCGTAATCCCCACCCTCAACGAGGAAGAGCACGTCGCGGAAGCCATTCGCTCGGCTCAGGAAGATGGCGCCAGCGAGGTGATCGTAGTCGACGGCGGTTCCACAGACCGAACCGTCGAGACGGCCGCGGAGTTGACGCGTGTCATATCGGCGCCGCGTGGACGAGCTCGACAGATGAATCACGGAGCGCGCGAGGCGAGCAGCGAAGTCATCCTCTTCCTCCATGCAGACACGCGGCTGGCGCTGGGCTCGCTTCCAGCCATCATCAGGGCAGTGACCGAAGGGTTCTGTGCCGGATGTTTCGGACTCAGGTTCGAGCCAAGTTCTCTGCTGCTTGGAATCTACGGACGCCTCACGGTCCTTCCATTCAAGTCACTTTGCTTTGGTGACCGCGGTCTTTTTGTGGTCCGAAGCGTCTTCGAAATGACAGGAGGTTTCGATGACATCCCGATATTCGAGGATCTGGAGATCGTAAGACGCCTGCATCGCATGGGGCGCTTTGTCCGACTCAGTGAGCGACTGTCCACGTCGAGTCGACGATTTATTGAGCACGGCGCTTTCCGCCAACAGGTCAAGAACGTCGTTCTCTGGATCGGATATCACGTCGGAGTCAGTCCGGCACGGCTGGCGCGACATTATAGGTACGCGGAATCGGCCGGGAAGGCCCCGCTCCTCAGCGAAGAACGTAACTCGCTCTGA
- a CDS encoding TonB-dependent receptor, translating to MISPFSFLRITLLALLLVSIQGLSPCIAQTIHGTVVDDEGRALAGANVLLLNTSMQQYRYGTTTSADGTFVIGPVEEGRYHVTTSYLGFDPDDREMTIAVGGVYHVDIELAARTVTHPGVVVAAHRARPQLTPVTFSNLTADELRGRPDMKDLPATLSSRPSTTYYSENGNGIGYSTLRIRGFDQRRIAVSINGIPQNDPEDFNVFWINFFDVDGSVEDIQVQRGAGASAYGSVGIGGAINIVALPYRPNPYAEVTLGYGSYDTKRLSVEVNSGLLRDKYVAFARFSRLESDGYRDWSWTEFNRFFVGLTRYGSRSTLTLQAYGGPQRDGLAFSGIPRAANKDVLTGLNGILVDRRYNSSLFTRDTEDFHQPHVELHHEWQATGNLHVSQSLFWVRGNGYFDFGANFRSADYLRLPAGFVADDQRTLPLFISSPSVDLLFRASLDQWQVGWIPRLTLDNKYGKTTIGGEVRLHRSERWGRIQEANGIPSDLVGSDADRRVYQFKGEKVITSFSAGHEARPSPRLAVHAEALVTRVQYRVYDEVFFATRLTKPYVMVNPRIGVTVNPERAWSAYGSIAYSSREPRLKSLYDGEEAGAGFLPRFETDANGRIDVDRPFVDSEHLLDFEVGVGRNDARSSITINGFWMEFMDEIVPSGGLDQFGVPRTGNADRTRHVGVESEWRVGLTRNLNMYGNFTVGRARYKRFVEFATLPDFSTVQLDRRDNPIPGFPSTNGNLELTYRRSGFRIGAFARYVGRQYIDNSGGRDATGLEDESLTVDPYFVMDASVSQTFNPASPLGGLSIGVDVNNVLNSELLLFGNVGPLGPQFFPSATRHVFFRASYVLR from the coding sequence GTGATTTCCCCTTTCTCCTTTCTTCGCATCACGCTGCTGGCTCTGCTCTTAGTCAGTATCCAGGGCCTTTCGCCATGCATCGCACAGACGATACACGGTACGGTTGTGGATGACGAGGGACGTGCCCTGGCCGGGGCCAATGTCCTGCTGCTAAACACGTCGATGCAGCAATACCGCTACGGTACAACCACCTCGGCTGACGGCACGTTTGTCATCGGCCCGGTCGAAGAGGGCCGCTATCATGTCACGACCAGCTATCTCGGTTTTGATCCGGATGACCGTGAGATGACCATCGCCGTCGGCGGTGTGTATCACGTCGACATCGAGCTTGCCGCGAGGACCGTAACACATCCCGGAGTAGTCGTCGCTGCGCACCGCGCTCGCCCTCAGCTTACACCGGTAACATTCAGCAACCTGACCGCCGATGAGTTGCGCGGCAGGCCAGATATGAAGGATCTGCCAGCCACCCTTTCGTCGCGCCCGTCCACAACGTACTACTCGGAGAACGGGAACGGCATAGGTTACTCGACGCTTCGCATTCGGGGGTTTGATCAGAGACGAATCGCGGTTTCGATCAATGGGATTCCGCAGAACGACCCGGAAGACTTCAACGTGTTCTGGATCAATTTCTTCGACGTCGACGGGTCCGTCGAAGACATTCAGGTGCAGCGGGGAGCGGGAGCTTCAGCCTACGGATCGGTTGGAATCGGCGGGGCCATCAATATCGTAGCGTTGCCGTATAGACCGAACCCGTATGCCGAGGTAACTCTCGGCTATGGTTCCTACGATACGAAGCGCTTGTCGGTGGAAGTGAACAGCGGGCTGCTGCGTGACAAGTACGTCGCGTTTGCACGTTTCAGTCGTCTCGAATCGGATGGCTATCGCGACTGGTCATGGACGGAATTCAATCGTTTCTTCGTTGGTCTTACGCGATATGGGTCGAGATCTACTCTGACGCTCCAGGCATACGGCGGGCCACAGCGCGACGGACTGGCATTTTCCGGGATTCCGCGTGCAGCCAACAAGGACGTGCTTACCGGGCTCAACGGGATCCTCGTGGATCGGCGGTACAACTCGAGTCTGTTCACGCGAGATACGGAGGATTTCCACCAGCCACATGTTGAACTGCATCATGAGTGGCAGGCGACCGGCAACCTCCACGTCAGTCAGTCGCTTTTCTGGGTAAGAGGAAATGGATACTTCGATTTTGGTGCCAACTTCCGTTCCGCCGATTATCTACGATTGCCCGCTGGCTTCGTCGCGGATGATCAACGAACGTTGCCGCTGTTTATCTCAAGCCCCTCTGTAGATCTGCTGTTCAGAGCCAGTCTCGATCAGTGGCAGGTCGGTTGGATACCGCGCCTGACGTTGGACAACAAGTATGGAAAGACCACCATAGGTGGTGAGGTGCGACTGCATCGGTCGGAGCGGTGGGGGCGGATACAGGAGGCGAACGGTATTCCGTCGGACCTTGTGGGCTCGGACGCCGATCGACGGGTGTATCAGTTCAAGGGCGAAAAAGTCATCACGTCGTTCTCGGCTGGACACGAAGCACGCCCTTCGCCCCGACTCGCCGTTCATGCTGAGGCACTTGTTACGCGCGTCCAATATCGTGTCTACGATGAGGTGTTCTTCGCGACTCGATTAACGAAGCCATATGTAATGGTTAATCCACGAATCGGCGTGACCGTAAATCCCGAGCGAGCGTGGAGTGCGTACGGAAGCATCGCCTATTCAAGTCGCGAGCCCAGGCTCAAGTCGCTGTATGACGGGGAAGAGGCGGGAGCAGGCTTCCTGCCCCGATTCGAGACGGATGCCAACGGAAGAATTGACGTCGACCGACCCTTCGTCGACTCGGAGCACCTGCTGGATTTCGAAGTGGGCGTAGGTCGAAACGACGCGCGTTCGAGTATCACCATCAACGGCTTCTGGATGGAGTTCATGGATGAGATCGTACCCAGTGGTGGCCTCGATCAGTTCGGCGTCCCGCGAACAGGTAACGCAGATCGAACACGGCATGTGGGCGTCGAATCCGAATGGCGGGTCGGTCTCACCAGGAATCTCAACATGTACGGCAACTTCACGGTTGGTCGTGCTCGCTACAAACGATTTGTCGAGTTCGCGACGCTTCCCGACTTCTCGACCGTTCAGCTGGACAGAAGAGACAATCCGATTCCGGGTTTCCCATCGACGAATGGCAATCTTGAGTTGACATATCGGCGTTCAGGGTTTCGCATCGGAGCCTTCGCGCGCTACGTAGGCAGGCAGTACATCGACAATTCAGGTGGACGGGACGCCACGGGCCTGGAGGATGAATCGCTGACCGTGGACCCGTACTTCGTGATGGACGCTTCCGTCAGTCAGACCTTCAACCCGGCATCACCGCTTGGCGGGCTCTCCATCGGTGTAGACGTCAACAACGTACTGAATAGCGAACTGCTGCTCTTCGGAAACGTTGGGCCATTGGGACCTCAGTTCTTTCCGTCCGCTACGCGACATGTGTTTTTCAGAGCGAGTTACGTTCTTCGCTGA
- the msrP gene encoding protein-methionine-sulfoxide reductase catalytic subunit MsrP, which translates to MPNIVIRPAWALKESDSTDKSTYESRRTFMRRLGTGTIGLVAVNPFSCGDGAASRAEINGPDGPLDTIPANATRVGYPATRSESFVVPERQITERITASSYNNFYEFDGSSKRVWPLTGEYKPFPWTIEVRGLVEKPLTLDVDELIRTMPLEERVYRFRCVEAWSMTIPWTGFPLKKLIDRCKPLSSATHVRFVSAKLDKQMPGIPSQPWYPWPYYEGLRMDEAINDLGFVATGMYGEPLTKQNGSPLRLALPWKYGYKGPKAVVRIEFTRKQPKTFWNELQPAEYSFLSNVNPNVPHPRWTQASERFMANSENIRRVPTQLFNGYADWVGNLYPGEPRG; encoded by the coding sequence ATGCCGAACATCGTCATTCGTCCCGCATGGGCTTTGAAAGAGTCGGACTCGACGGACAAATCCACTTACGAGTCGCGCCGCACCTTCATGCGACGTCTGGGTACCGGCACCATTGGACTGGTAGCGGTGAATCCGTTCTCCTGCGGTGACGGGGCAGCCTCCCGAGCCGAGATCAACGGTCCTGACGGACCGCTGGACACGATCCCTGCCAATGCCACGCGGGTCGGTTATCCAGCAACTCGTAGTGAAAGCTTCGTGGTGCCCGAGCGCCAGATCACGGAGAGGATCACGGCCTCGTCCTACAATAATTTCTACGAGTTCGACGGTAGCTCGAAACGTGTGTGGCCGCTAACGGGCGAATACAAACCCTTCCCGTGGACCATCGAGGTCAGGGGGCTTGTTGAGAAACCGCTCACGCTGGACGTGGACGAATTAATCAGAACCATGCCACTTGAGGAGCGCGTGTATCGCTTCCGATGCGTCGAGGCGTGGTCCATGACCATTCCCTGGACGGGTTTTCCGTTGAAGAAGTTGATAGATCGCTGCAAACCGCTCTCATCGGCGACACACGTCCGATTCGTCAGCGCGAAACTTGACAAGCAGATGCCAGGAATTCCATCCCAGCCGTGGTACCCGTGGCCATACTACGAGGGCCTCAGAATGGACGAAGCGATCAATGATCTCGGCTTCGTTGCCACAGGAATGTACGGTGAGCCACTCACCAAGCAGAATGGATCACCGCTCCGGCTGGCACTCCCCTGGAAATATGGTTACAAGGGACCCAAAGCTGTGGTGCGCATCGAGTTCACGAGGAAGCAGCCGAAGACGTTTTGGAATGAGCTCCAGCCGGCAGAGTACAGCTTTCTCTCGAACGTAAACCCGAATGTCCCTCACCCCCGATGGACGCAGGCCAGCGAACGCTTCATGGCGAACTCGGAGAACATCCGCCGGGTGCCGACCCAGCTGTTTAACGGGTACGCCGACTGGGTCGGCAACCTGTATCCCGGTGAGCCTCGCGGTTAG